One genomic segment of Helianthus annuus cultivar XRQ/B chromosome 14, HanXRQr2.0-SUNRISE, whole genome shotgun sequence includes these proteins:
- the LOC110908762 gene encoding 60S ribosomal protein L21-1, with the protein MPAGHGLRSRTRDLFARGFRKKGTIHLSTYLRTYHVGDYVDIKVNGAVHKGMPHKFYHGRTGQVWNVTKRAIGVEMNKQVGNRIIKKRIHVRIEHVMPSRCNEELKQRIKKNDQLKAEAKAKGVVISTKRQPLGPKPGFMVEGTTLETVTPIPYDVVNDLKGGY; encoded by the exons ATGCCGGCTGGTCACGGGTTACGCTCAAGAACAAGGGATTTGTTCGCAAGAGGGTTCAGGAAGAAGGGAACCATCCATCTCTCCACATACCTCAGAACCTACCATGTCGGAGATTACGTCGACATCAAGGTTAACGGCGCCGTTCACAAGGGTATGCCCCACAAGTTCTACCATGGTCGCACTGGTCAGGTCTGGAATGTCACCAAGCGTGCTATTGGAGTCGAGATGAACAAACAG GTTGGTAACAGAATCATTAAGAAGAGGATTCATGTGCGAATTGAGCATGTGATGCCATCAAGGTGCAACGAAGAGTTGAAGCAGAGGATCAAGAAGAACGATCAACTAAAGGCTGAGGCTAAGGCGAAGGGTGTGGTGATCAGTACTAAGAGGCAGCCGCTTGGACCCAAACCGGGATTTATGGTTGAAGGAACCACCCTAGAGACTGTGACTCCTATTCCTTATGATGTGGTCAATGATCTCAAGGGTGGATATtaa